In the genome of Terribacillus sp. FSL K6-0262, one region contains:
- a CDS encoding YlqD family protein, with protein sequence MKIIRSLRVDEVITESSKAAIRERLQRSAHQLDQECQQLLFEKRKLEKKQGVSKQDVHRRFQAEIQKRKEKASSIAFQLTQLDVLPIGSEIMIQEVEALVEVEVGMKWDELTTQKIVIQDGIVIRIE encoded by the coding sequence ATGAAGATAATCAGAAGCTTGCGCGTCGATGAAGTAATCACCGAATCCAGCAAAGCAGCCATAAGGGAACGTCTTCAAAGATCGGCGCATCAACTTGACCAAGAGTGTCAACAGCTGTTGTTCGAGAAACGAAAACTTGAAAAGAAACAAGGTGTATCCAAGCAGGATGTACACAGACGTTTCCAAGCAGAAATCCAAAAGCGCAAGGAAAAAGCGTCTTCGATCGCTTTCCAGCTGACGCAGCTGGATGTGCTGCCGATCGGCAGTGAAATCATGATCCAAGAGGTTGAAGCTCTTGTTGAAGTTGAAGTAGGCATGAAGTGGGACGAGCTTACAACGCAGAAAATCGTCATCCAAGATGGCATTGTCATCCGGATCGAATAA
- the trmD gene encoding tRNA (guanosine(37)-N1)-methyltransferase TrmD — protein MKIDILTLFPEMFDGVLQHSILKRAQDLGAFQPNLVNFREFTTNKHKKVDDYPYGGGAGMVLAPQPIFDAIEHVTEGSAKPRVILMCPQGEPYNQKKAEELAKEEHLIFICGHYEGYDERIRENLVTDEISIGDYVLTGGEIGAMAVIDSVVRLLPDVLGNASSAPEDSFSTGLLEHPHYTRPADFRGMQVPEVLTSGDHGKIEAWRREQSLYRTATRRPDLLVDAELTDKERELVKKWQKD, from the coding sequence ATGAAAATTGACATTCTGACACTATTTCCGGAGATGTTCGACGGCGTGCTGCAGCACTCCATCCTGAAACGGGCCCAAGACCTCGGGGCCTTTCAGCCGAATCTTGTGAATTTCCGGGAATTCACGACCAACAAGCATAAAAAAGTCGATGATTATCCATACGGCGGCGGAGCTGGCATGGTCTTGGCCCCCCAGCCGATATTCGATGCAATAGAGCATGTGACCGAAGGATCAGCCAAGCCCCGTGTCATACTCATGTGCCCGCAGGGTGAGCCGTATAACCAAAAGAAGGCTGAGGAACTTGCGAAAGAGGAGCATCTCATTTTCATTTGCGGTCATTATGAAGGATATGATGAACGCATTCGCGAGAATCTCGTGACGGACGAAATTTCCATCGGGGACTATGTCCTGACAGGAGGGGAAATCGGTGCCATGGCAGTGATCGACAGTGTCGTCCGGCTCCTGCCGGATGTACTGGGCAATGCTTCATCTGCCCCGGAAGACTCTTTCTCCACCGGTCTCCTGGAGCACCCCCATTATACCCGGCCAGCCGATTTCCGAGGCATGCAGGTGCCTGAGGTCCTCACTTCGGGTGATCATGGCAAAATCGAGGCTTGGCGCCGGGAGCAATCGCTGTACCGGACAGCTACGAGAAGACCCGATCTCCTTGTCGACGCAGAACTTACCGATAAAGAGCGGGAATTAGTGAAAAAGTGGCAAAAAGATTAA
- the rplS gene encoding 50S ribosomal protein L19: MQDLIHDITKEQLRADHPEFRAGDTVKVHAKVVEGTRERIQVFEGVVIKRQNGGISETFTVRKISSGVGVERTFPLHSPRLEKIEVSRRGKVRRAKLYYLRKLRGKAARIKEIR, from the coding sequence ATGCAGGATCTAATTCATGACATTACAAAAGAACAGCTTCGCGCTGATCATCCTGAATTCCGTGCCGGAGATACGGTCAAAGTTCACGCTAAAGTAGTAGAGGGTACACGTGAGCGTATCCAGGTATTCGAAGGTGTCGTTATCAAACGTCAAAACGGTGGAATTTCAGAGACTTTCACTGTACGTAAGATTTCCTCTGGTGTCGGTGTGGAACGTACTTTCCCGCTTCACAGCCCGCGCTTGGAAAAAATCGAAGTCAGCCGCCGTGGTAAAGTGCGTCGTGCGAAACTTTATTACCTACGTAAACTTCGCGGAAAAGCTGCTCGTATCAAAGAAATCCGCTAA
- the ylqF gene encoding ribosome biogenesis GTPase YlqF, giving the protein MTIQWFPGHMAKARREVEEKLKLVDFVIELVDARAPEASQNPMLRKVLGSKPKMVVLMKKDLADKSATDAWIRHYEEQGTPALAVNADEKGDIQHVIQRAHDMHAAKREKWKRKGVQNPPPGRAMIIGIPNVGKSTLINRLASKKIAKTGDRPGVTTQQQWIKVKKDFELLDTPGILWPKFEDPQVGLVLAAIGTIKDQILPMEEVATFILGYLKEHYPAQLAERYAIEDISMDTVDMFTHIGRFRGALEAGGVINYEKTYEIIIRDLRSKRIANVTFEKPEAE; this is encoded by the coding sequence GTGACGATTCAATGGTTTCCCGGCCATATGGCCAAAGCTAGAAGAGAAGTGGAAGAAAAACTGAAGCTCGTGGACTTTGTCATCGAGCTGGTGGATGCAAGGGCGCCGGAAGCATCACAGAATCCGATGCTTCGCAAGGTGCTTGGCAGCAAACCGAAAATGGTTGTACTCATGAAAAAGGACTTGGCGGATAAATCGGCTACCGATGCCTGGATCCGTCATTATGAGGAACAAGGAACGCCGGCTCTCGCAGTCAATGCAGATGAAAAAGGCGACATCCAGCATGTCATTCAGCGCGCACACGATATGCACGCTGCCAAACGGGAAAAATGGAAGCGTAAAGGTGTCCAGAATCCGCCGCCGGGCAGGGCGATGATCATTGGTATTCCGAATGTGGGGAAATCGACGCTCATCAACCGTCTGGCAAGTAAAAAAATAGCCAAGACAGGCGATCGCCCAGGTGTCACTACCCAGCAGCAATGGATCAAAGTAAAGAAAGACTTCGAGCTGCTTGATACACCGGGTATTCTCTGGCCGAAATTCGAGGATCCGCAGGTTGGTCTTGTCCTGGCTGCCATTGGAACGATCAAGGACCAGATTCTGCCGATGGAAGAAGTGGCGACCTTCATCCTTGGTTATTTGAAAGAGCATTATCCGGCTCAATTGGCAGAAAGATATGCAATCGAGGATATTTCCATGGATACAGTCGATATGTTCACGCATATCGGGCGATTCAGAGGTGCGCTGGAAGCTGGCGGCGTCATCAATTATGAAAAGACTTATGAAATCATCATTCGTGATCTCCGCAGCAAACGGATTGCGAATGTGACTTTCGAAAAGCCAGAAGCGGAATGA
- the ffh gene encoding signal recognition particle protein — protein sequence MAFEGLADRLQSTIQKIRGRGKVTEQDVKEMTREVRLALLEADVNFKVVKQLINKIKERAVGQEVMESLTPGQQVIKVVQEELTQLMGGEQSKIAVADRPPTVIMMVGLQGAGKTTTTGKLANLLRKKHNRNPLLVAADVYRPAAIDQLETLGRQLNLPVFSMGTDANPVDIANEAIKKAKEEHHDYVIIDTAGRLHVDEKLMDELIQIKTDVNPAEIFLVVDAMTGQDAVNVAESFDEQLDISGVVLTKLDGDTRGGAALSIRAVTGKPIKFVGMGERTDQLEAFHPERMASRILGMGDVLSLIEKAQENVDEKQARELEEKMRSMSFTFDDFLEQMSQVKKMGPLDDLLSMLPGAGKMKNMKNVQLDEKQLVHVEAIIQSMTRKERQEPSLINASRKKRIAKGSGRSVSEVNRLLKQFEDMKKMMKQMTNMQKGKKGRGMKFPFM from the coding sequence ATGGCATTTGAAGGATTAGCCGACCGACTGCAGAGCACGATCCAAAAAATACGCGGGCGCGGTAAAGTCACTGAACAAGATGTAAAAGAAATGACTCGGGAAGTACGGCTTGCGCTTTTGGAAGCGGACGTCAACTTCAAGGTTGTCAAGCAGCTGATCAATAAAATCAAGGAACGGGCTGTCGGTCAGGAAGTGATGGAGAGCCTTACACCTGGTCAGCAGGTCATCAAGGTTGTCCAGGAGGAGCTGACACAGCTCATGGGCGGCGAGCAGAGCAAGATCGCGGTTGCCGATAGGCCGCCGACTGTCATCATGATGGTCGGATTGCAGGGTGCAGGTAAAACGACCACGACAGGGAAACTGGCGAACCTGCTGCGCAAAAAGCATAACCGGAACCCATTGCTCGTTGCAGCGGACGTCTACCGTCCGGCTGCCATCGATCAGCTGGAGACACTTGGCAGACAGCTGAATCTGCCGGTATTCTCCATGGGTACGGATGCGAATCCAGTCGATATTGCCAACGAGGCAATCAAGAAAGCGAAAGAAGAACATCATGATTATGTCATCATCGATACAGCCGGCCGTCTGCACGTAGATGAAAAGCTGATGGATGAACTGATACAGATCAAGACGGATGTGAACCCGGCGGAAATCTTCCTCGTCGTCGATGCGATGACAGGTCAGGACGCCGTGAACGTAGCCGAAAGCTTCGATGAGCAACTGGACATTTCCGGGGTTGTTTTGACCAAGCTTGATGGTGATACACGAGGCGGGGCCGCTTTATCCATCCGGGCTGTCACCGGGAAACCGATCAAGTTCGTCGGTATGGGCGAGCGGACAGATCAGCTGGAGGCCTTCCATCCAGAACGGATGGCGTCCCGTATCCTTGGTATGGGGGATGTCCTGTCCCTGATCGAGAAAGCCCAGGAAAATGTGGACGAAAAGCAGGCGCGCGAATTGGAAGAGAAAATGCGCAGCATGAGCTTTACATTCGATGATTTCCTCGAGCAGATGAGCCAGGTGAAAAAGATGGGGCCGCTTGATGATTTATTGAGCATGCTCCCGGGCGCAGGCAAAATGAAGAATATGAAGAACGTCCAGCTGGATGAGAAGCAGCTCGTGCATGTGGAGGCCATCATCCAATCGATGACGCGCAAGGAGCGGCAGGAGCCGTCCTTGATCAATGCCAGCCGCAAGAAACGGATTGCCAAAGGCTCCGGGCGCAGTGTTTCCGAAGTCAATCGTCTGCTGAAACAATTCGAGGATATGAAGAAAATGATGAAGCAAATGACGAACATGCAAAAGGGCAAAAAAGGGCGCGGAATGAAATTTCCTTTTATGTAA
- the lepB gene encoding signal peptidase I codes for MAKQKNEWLDWLKALIIAVIIAVVVRMFLFAPIVVDGPSMQPTLHDNDFMIVNKLSYRFGDPERKDIIVFHATESKDYIKRVIGVPGDHVEMIDDTLYINGEVVDEPYLDSEKASLTDGGNLTNDFTLEDLPGNYEEIPEGYVLVLGDNRRNSTDSRYIGLIPEDKIVGKVQLTFWPLDRIGLTK; via the coding sequence ATGGCCAAACAGAAAAATGAGTGGCTGGATTGGCTGAAGGCTTTGATCATTGCCGTAATAATTGCAGTGGTCGTTCGGATGTTCCTGTTTGCTCCGATTGTAGTCGACGGACCTTCCATGCAGCCAACCTTGCATGATAATGATTTCATGATTGTGAATAAGCTCAGCTATCGCTTCGGTGATCCAGAACGGAAGGACATCATTGTCTTTCATGCGACTGAATCGAAGGATTATATCAAACGTGTCATCGGTGTGCCGGGAGATCATGTAGAGATGATCGATGATACATTGTATATCAACGGAGAGGTCGTGGATGAGCCTTATTTGGACAGTGAGAAAGCCTCACTTACGGATGGCGGTAATTTGACGAATGATTTCACGCTTGAAGATTTGCCGGGCAATTACGAGGAGATTCCGGAAGGCTATGTACTCGTACTCGGGGATAATCGCAGAAATTCAACCGATAGCAGATACATCGGCTTGATACCGGAAGATAAGATTGTCGGTAAAGTACAGCTGACGTTCTGGCCGCTGGATCGCATCGGTCTTACAAAATAG
- a CDS encoding KH domain-containing protein: MLKALIEAMVAPLVDFPEQIVVHQREEQHKVIYQLQVHESDIGKVIGKDGRNARALRTVLRAASDNHDKRIYLDIL; encoded by the coding sequence ATTCTGAAAGCACTCATTGAAGCGATGGTTGCTCCGCTTGTTGATTTTCCCGAGCAGATCGTCGTGCACCAAAGGGAAGAACAGCATAAGGTCATCTATCAGCTTCAAGTGCATGAATCTGATATTGGCAAGGTGATCGGTAAGGACGGCCGCAATGCACGTGCCCTGCGTACAGTGCTGCGCGCCGCATCCGACAATCACGATAAACGCATTTATCTGGACATATTGTAA
- a CDS encoding putative DNA-binding protein produces the protein MLEKTTRMNYLFDFYQALLTPKQRSYMEMYYLEDLSLGEIAESFDVSRQAVYDNIRRTEAMIESYEKKLHLYDRFKERSALLDELEGTVDANDQSGAKDLIQKIKELD, from the coding sequence ATGTTGGAGAAAACGACTCGTATGAATTATTTATTCGATTTTTATCAGGCACTGCTTACGCCGAAGCAGCGCAGTTATATGGAAATGTATTATTTAGAGGATCTGTCATTGGGGGAGATTGCCGAATCATTCGATGTATCCCGCCAGGCAGTCTATGATAATATCAGGCGCACCGAAGCGATGATCGAAAGCTACGAGAAAAAGCTGCATCTGTATGATCGCTTCAAGGAGAGAAGCGCACTGCTGGATGAATTGGAAGGAACAGTTGATGCCAATGACCAGTCTGGTGCAAAAGATCTCATCCAAAAGATAAAAGAATTAGATTAG
- a CDS encoding DUF1128 domain-containing protein translates to MKLEQASEENLATLINGIADRLVVVNRSIMQPEDYQLANYHEIKELYDHIESKGQLTVSETEAFIQELANYRK, encoded by the coding sequence ATGAAGCTCGAACAAGCATCAGAGGAGAACCTGGCCACGCTCATCAACGGCATTGCCGACCGGCTTGTCGTCGTCAACCGCTCCATCATGCAGCCGGAGGATTACCAGCTTGCCAATTACCATGAAATCAAGGAATTATATGATCATATCGAATCAAAAGGACAGCTCACCGTCTCGGAGACAGAGGCATTCATCCAGGAGCTGGCGAATTACCGTAAATAA
- the rpsP gene encoding 30S ribosomal protein S16 yields MAVKIRLKRMGSKRNPFYRVVVADSRSPRDGRIIEQIGTYNPTVNPAEVKMDEAKALDWMAKGAKPSDTVRNLFSNEGILKKFHESKNQK; encoded by the coding sequence ATGGCAGTTAAAATTCGTCTAAAACGTATGGGTTCCAAAAGAAACCCTTTCTATCGTGTCGTAGTTGCTGATTCTCGTTCTCCTCGTGACGGACGTATTATCGAGCAAATCGGAACATATAATCCTACAGTCAACCCGGCTGAGGTTAAAATGGATGAAGCGAAAGCACTCGACTGGATGGCTAAAGGTGCGAAGCCAAGCGACACAGTTCGCAACCTTTTCTCTAACGAAGGTATTTTGAAAAAGTTCCACGAATCAAAAAACCAGAAGTAA
- the rimM gene encoding ribosome maturation factor RimM (Essential for efficient processing of 16S rRNA) → MEMKMFNVGKVVNTHGIAGEVRVVRITDFDERFAPGEELYWFQDEDSKPQKLIVNTHRQHKSFDLLTFQGYTSINQVEGLKGGILKVREDQLGELEENEFYYHEIIGCTVETVEGEELGKVKEILSPGANDVWVVQRPKQKDLLVPYIEPVVKQIDVDGKRIVIEPMEGLLDL, encoded by the coding sequence ATGGAAATGAAGATGTTTAATGTAGGAAAAGTCGTCAATACCCATGGCATAGCAGGAGAGGTCAGGGTCGTTCGGATCACCGATTTTGATGAACGCTTCGCGCCTGGGGAAGAACTGTACTGGTTCCAGGATGAGGACAGCAAACCGCAAAAGCTGATTGTGAATACGCATAGACAGCATAAATCATTCGATTTGCTTACTTTCCAAGGGTATACCTCCATCAATCAAGTGGAAGGATTGAAAGGCGGCATCCTGAAAGTGCGCGAGGATCAGCTTGGTGAATTGGAAGAAAATGAGTTTTATTATCATGAGATCATCGGCTGTACAGTGGAGACAGTCGAAGGCGAGGAGCTTGGCAAGGTGAAAGAAATCCTGTCCCCTGGCGCAAATGATGTATGGGTTGTGCAGCGTCCGAAACAGAAAGATTTGCTGGTGCCGTATATCGAGCCGGTCGTCAAGCAAATCGATGTCGATGGCAAGCGCATCGTGATCGAACCGATGGAAGGATTGCTGGATCTATGA
- the smc gene encoding chromosome segregation protein SMC, with amino-acid sequence MFLKRLETVGFKSFAEKVTLDFVPGVTAVVGPNGSGKSNITDAIRWVLGEQSAKSLRGSKMEDIIFQGSDTRKALNVAEVTLVLDNADQTLPLEYQEVSVTRRVFRSGESQFLINNQSCRLKDIIDLFMGSGLGREAFSIISQGKVEEILNSKPEERRSIFEEAAGVLKYKQRKKKAEYKLAETQENLNRVEDITYEIEGQLEPLREQAAIAKDFLEKKAQLKDVEIGLLVAEIEQLHKEWQAVLQELGKNKQELESQKQSINEKEQLLESEKTELQALDASIDELQASLLIVTQELENLEGKKQLLNERSKHLAENKEKLERDTEQLGHTLEKQLKQLEQEQAALAALETENKAIKSDLRTLDKQLSRTQEDLSEQIEEKKSDYIDLLNEQAAKRNETNSLRQQLTGIDAKKDRQRTKYKDVVQNRDEISAKRDELAASLAEAAANREQAEEKADSLRLEAAKKREQYQDAQSRLYTGYQHIEKLRSKQEMLQEMKEEFQGFFQGVKAVLKARQEEKLAGIEGAVIELIDVPSAYVTAMETALGGQAQHIVVDNEASARQAINWLKQTSNGRATFLPLSSIQPKQIPANVVANAANREGFVGIAADLIRVDAVYKPAVDFLLGNVVIAEDLQHANAIAAALGRRYRVVTLTGDVVNPGGSMTGGAQKRNTQSLFTREKEMQEVTEKLSDFQARTEVFERKVAQLKEELQQLEASAEETRQDLKQLQEAEQELQAAYTETNIRFMHANDNLVMYDQDNAQYDAEREEVEKRIEQLEAELADLDGQLQDIQQEISELTEAHQAWQQTKETKRKEQQALQIRSAESLAKLENQQQRLAELTKQLEETKRKYEEQQQLLQQMAEVTGNGQTEEEIIELIKVKQLHKQQTTTLIEERKAERQERHELVQQEELSVKEANRLHQNLVQQVQDQEVRSNRLDVELENRLMNLQQSYSLTFEKALAAFGRAEDIEAAQTEVKLIKRAISELGTVNVGAIEEFDRINERYSFLTEQKDDLYQAKATLLAVIDEMDEEMKRLFEDVFTKIKTEFTEVFRSLFGGGHAELKLTDSGNLLETGVDIIAQPPGKKLQNLGLLSGGERALTAIALLFSILRVRPVPFCILDEVEAALDDANVSRFAQYMKQFSEKTQFIAITHRKGTMEEADVLYGVTMQESGVSRLVSVRLEDAPALVKV; translated from the coding sequence ATGTTCCTGAAACGATTAGAAACCGTCGGATTCAAATCATTTGCCGAAAAAGTGACCCTGGATTTCGTGCCAGGGGTAACAGCAGTGGTAGGTCCGAACGGGAGCGGTAAAAGCAATATTACCGATGCCATCCGCTGGGTATTAGGCGAGCAGTCGGCAAAAAGCCTGCGCGGATCCAAGATGGAAGATATCATCTTCCAAGGCAGTGATACGAGAAAAGCACTGAATGTAGCGGAAGTGACACTCGTATTGGACAATGCTGACCAGACGTTACCGCTGGAGTATCAGGAAGTGAGTGTGACCAGACGGGTATTCCGTTCTGGGGAAAGCCAATTTTTGATCAACAACCAAAGCTGCCGCCTGAAGGATATCATTGATTTGTTCATGGGTTCCGGACTGGGCAGGGAAGCCTTTTCCATCATAAGTCAGGGGAAGGTGGAGGAAATCCTGAACTCCAAGCCGGAGGAGCGGCGATCGATCTTTGAAGAAGCTGCCGGCGTTTTGAAATATAAGCAGCGCAAAAAGAAAGCAGAATATAAACTAGCCGAAACACAGGAAAACCTGAACCGGGTGGAAGATATTACGTATGAAATTGAAGGTCAGCTTGAACCATTGCGGGAACAGGCTGCCATCGCAAAAGATTTTCTGGAGAAAAAAGCACAGCTGAAGGATGTCGAAATTGGATTGCTTGTTGCCGAAATCGAGCAATTACATAAGGAATGGCAAGCTGTCCTCCAGGAGCTCGGGAAGAATAAGCAGGAGCTGGAAAGTCAGAAGCAATCAATCAATGAGAAAGAGCAGCTGCTGGAGTCTGAGAAAACGGAGCTGCAGGCACTGGATGCTTCCATAGATGAATTGCAGGCTTCCTTGCTCATCGTCACACAGGAATTGGAGAATCTCGAAGGAAAGAAACAGCTGCTGAACGAACGATCCAAGCACCTGGCGGAGAACAAGGAGAAGCTGGAGAGAGACACGGAGCAGCTGGGACATACGCTCGAAAAGCAATTGAAACAGCTGGAGCAGGAACAAGCTGCACTGGCAGCGTTGGAAACGGAAAACAAGGCGATCAAGTCGGATCTCAGGACCTTGGACAAGCAGCTGTCCCGTACGCAGGAGGATCTGAGTGAACAGATCGAGGAAAAGAAAAGTGATTATATCGATTTGCTGAATGAGCAAGCCGCCAAGCGGAATGAAACGAATTCACTCCGGCAGCAGCTTACAGGGATCGATGCGAAAAAGGATCGTCAGCGTACGAAATACAAGGATGTCGTTCAGAATCGTGACGAGATCAGTGCGAAGCGGGATGAGCTGGCAGCAAGCTTGGCAGAGGCTGCTGCCAATAGGGAGCAGGCTGAGGAAAAGGCGGATTCACTCCGCTTGGAAGCTGCCAAAAAGCGTGAGCAGTATCAGGATGCACAGAGCAGGCTCTATACTGGATACCAGCATATCGAGAAGCTCCGTTCGAAGCAGGAGATGCTGCAGGAAATGAAGGAAGAGTTCCAGGGCTTCTTCCAAGGAGTGAAAGCAGTGCTCAAGGCACGCCAGGAAGAAAAGCTCGCGGGCATCGAAGGAGCTGTCATCGAATTGATCGATGTGCCTTCGGCATATGTGACTGCGATGGAAACAGCACTTGGCGGACAAGCGCAGCATATCGTGGTCGATAACGAAGCCAGTGCGCGTCAGGCAATCAACTGGCTGAAGCAGACGTCCAATGGCCGGGCGACATTTTTACCGCTATCTTCGATTCAGCCGAAGCAGATTCCGGCGAATGTAGTGGCGAATGCTGCTAATCGGGAAGGGTTTGTCGGCATTGCGGCAGATCTTATCCGGGTCGATGCAGTGTATAAGCCGGCAGTGGACTTCCTTTTGGGCAATGTTGTCATCGCAGAAGATCTTCAGCATGCCAATGCGATTGCCGCTGCCTTGGGCAGGAGGTATCGTGTCGTTACGCTGACTGGAGATGTGGTGAATCCGGGTGGATCGATGACTGGGGGAGCGCAGAAGCGCAACACGCAATCATTGTTCACCAGGGAGAAGGAAATGCAGGAAGTTACGGAAAAACTGTCCGATTTCCAAGCAAGGACGGAAGTCTTCGAACGGAAAGTAGCCCAGCTGAAAGAAGAACTTCAGCAGTTGGAGGCTTCGGCAGAAGAAACACGTCAGGACTTGAAGCAGCTGCAGGAAGCAGAGCAGGAGCTTCAAGCTGCATACACCGAAACGAATATCCGGTTCATGCATGCCAATGATAATCTTGTAATGTATGATCAGGATAATGCCCAGTATGATGCAGAACGGGAAGAGGTCGAGAAACGCATTGAGCAGCTCGAGGCCGAGCTTGCCGATTTGGATGGGCAGCTTCAGGATATACAGCAGGAAATCAGCGAGCTGACAGAAGCCCATCAGGCTTGGCAGCAGACGAAAGAGACCAAACGAAAAGAGCAGCAAGCCCTTCAGATACGTTCAGCAGAAAGTCTTGCGAAGCTGGAGAATCAGCAGCAAAGACTGGCGGAGCTTACAAAGCAGCTGGAGGAGACCAAACGGAAATACGAAGAACAGCAGCAGCTATTGCAGCAAATGGCCGAGGTTACCGGGAATGGCCAGACGGAGGAAGAGATAATCGAGTTGATCAAGGTGAAGCAGCTGCATAAGCAGCAAACGACAACCTTGATCGAAGAGCGTAAAGCCGAGCGCCAGGAGCGTCATGAGCTGGTGCAGCAAGAGGAACTCTCTGTCAAGGAAGCGAATCGTCTCCATCAGAACCTGGTCCAGCAGGTTCAGGATCAGGAGGTCCGTTCCAACCGTTTGGATGTGGAGCTTGAGAATCGTCTGATGAACTTGCAGCAAAGCTACTCCTTGACCTTTGAGAAAGCACTGGCTGCATTCGGGAGGGCGGAAGATATCGAAGCTGCCCAAACAGAAGTGAAACTCATCAAGCGTGCTATTTCAGAACTTGGTACAGTCAATGTGGGAGCGATCGAGGAGTTTGACAGAATCAATGAAAGGTACAGCTTCCTTACCGAACAGAAGGACGACCTTTATCAAGCGAAAGCGACACTGCTTGCTGTCATCGATGAAATGGATGAAGAGATGAAGCGTCTGTTCGAGGATGTGTTCACGAAGATCAAAACGGAATTCACGGAAGTATTCCGCTCGCTCTTCGGCGGCGGCCATGCAGAACTCAAGCTGACCGATTCTGGCAATCTGCTGGAGACAGGGGTCGATATCATCGCCCAGCCACCAGGCAAGAAGCTTCAGAATCTGGGGCTGCTTTCAGGCGGGGAACGTGCTTTGACAGCAATTGCCTTGCTATTCTCCATCCTGCGGGTGAGGCCTGTGCCATTCTGTATCCTGGATGAGGTGGAGGCAGCACTGGATGATGCAAACGTCAGCCGCTTTGCGCAATATATGAAGCAATTCAGTGAAAAGACCCAGTTCATTGCCATCACCCACAGAAAGGGTACAATGGAGGAGGCAGATGTCCTTTACGGTGTGACGATGCAGGAATCTGGAGTTTCCAGGCTAGTATCTGTCCGTCTGGAGGATGCACCGGCATTAGTGAAGGTATAA
- the ftsY gene encoding signal recognition particle-docking protein FtsY — protein MSFFQKLKNRFSNTNNETEEKTPEKYKEGLKKTRTSFSDRMNNLMARYRKVDEDFFEELEEVLIASDVGVNTVMDLVDELRMEAKRRNIKDSSQLKDVISEKLVEIYQGDEEEQPQKLTVNEDGLTIYLFVGVNGVGKTTSIGKLAYKLKQEGKKVVMAAGDTFRAGAIEQLQVWGERTGVEVIRHNAGSDPAAVIYDGIKAAQARGADVLLCDTAGRLQNKVNLMNELNKVHRVIEREVPGAPHEVLLVLDATTGQNALAQAKTFQETAKVSGIVLSKLDGTAKGGIVLAIRNEMQIPVKFVGLGEQMEDLQEFDPNAFVYGLFADLMQDEEQAE, from the coding sequence ATGAGCTTTTTTCAGAAATTGAAAAACAGATTCTCCAACACGAACAATGAAACAGAAGAAAAAACACCCGAAAAATACAAGGAAGGTCTCAAGAAGACACGTACCTCCTTCTCCGACCGGATGAATAATCTGATGGCGCGCTATCGGAAAGTGGATGAGGACTTCTTCGAGGAATTAGAAGAGGTCTTGATCGCCTCCGATGTCGGTGTGAACACCGTGATGGATTTGGTCGATGAGCTACGGATGGAAGCAAAGCGCCGGAATATCAAGGACAGCAGTCAATTGAAGGACGTCATCTCGGAAAAACTGGTGGAAATCTACCAGGGGGACGAAGAGGAACAGCCGCAGAAACTGACCGTCAACGAGGATGGCCTTACGATTTACTTATTTGTCGGTGTCAACGGTGTCGGAAAGACGACCAGCATCGGTAAGCTGGCATATAAGCTCAAGCAGGAAGGCAAGAAAGTCGTCATGGCGGCGGGGGATACATTCAGAGCCGGTGCGATCGAACAGCTGCAAGTATGGGGAGAGCGTACAGGTGTCGAAGTGATCCGCCATAATGCCGGAAGTGATCCGGCAGCCGTCATCTATGATGGCATCAAGGCGGCGCAAGCACGCGGTGCGGATGTCCTTCTTTGTGATACTGCCGGCCGATTGCAGAATAAAGTGAATCTGATGAATGAGCTGAACAAAGTGCATCGCGTCATCGAACGCGAGGTACCAGGTGCGCCGCATGAAGTATTGCTTGTCCTTGATGCGACTACGGGACAGAATGCACTCGCACAGGCGAAGACATTCCAGGAGACGGCAAAGGTATCCGGTATCGTGCTGTCCAAGCTGGATGGGACAGCCAAGGGTGGTATTGTCCTGGCCATCCGTAATGAGATGCAGATTCCAGTCAAGTTCGTCGGGCTTGGTGAACAGATGGAGGACTTGCAGGAATTCGATCCGAATGCCTTCGTATACGGCTTGTTCGCCGACTTGATGCAGGATGAGGAGCAGGCAGAGTAG